The window CGCTGGGGCTGCCCACCAGCGCCACCGCCGCGATCCTGCTGGCCGCCTTCCAGCAGTACGGATTGCAGCCGGGGCCGCTGCTGTTCATCACCAACGGGGATCTGGTGTGGGGCCTGATCGCCAGCCTGTACATCGGCAACGTGATGCTGCTGGCCCTGAACCTGCCACTGGCCCCGGTGTGGGCGCGACTGCTGCTGATTCCGCGCCCCTTCCTGTACGCCGGAATTCTGGTGTTCAGCACGGTGGGCGTGTACTCGCTGAACAACAGCGTGTTCGACCTGGGCCTGCTGGCGCTGTTCGGCGTGATCGGCTACGGCATGCGCCGCTTCGATTTTCCGGTCACGCCCGCGATCATCGGCGTGGTGCTGGGGCCAACGGCGGAGGCGCAGTTCCGCACGGCGCTCCAGCAGAGCAACGGGGACTTCTCGATTTTCGTGCGCCAGCCCTTCACCGCCTTCCTGATGCTGTGCGTGCTGGCCGCGCTGGTGGTGCCACAGGTGCTGAAGTTCAGGGCGGCCCGGCAAGCGGCGTAGACCAACGCTCACCCTGCCCTCTCCCATACGGAGGGGGCTTTTTATTTTTTATATGGAAGCCGCCACCCCCAACGAAACGGCAACCGAAGGCCGTCGGGCGCGCAGCGCACGGGCCGCACACGGCGTCACGGAGCAAGGCATCAGACCCGCATGCCGCCGCCCTCTCCCGCGCACAACGCCCAATCCTCCTGCCCAGTGCAACGCCTGCTCCCCCGTCCCCCTGGGGATGGGGGCTGGGGGGTGGGGCTGCCCGAAGGACACACCACCATCAATGGAGCGTAAAATCCTCAGTTCACCGGAGGAATCTCGTTGATGAAGGGAGCCGCGTTCGGATCATCCGGCACAGACTCCGGCAGCGGCTCTGGCTCGGCGGGAACAGAGAAGTCGTCTGCGGGAGGCGCGTCGGGCAGGGCTTCAGGCGGGGCCACCTCTTCCCAGTCTGCCGGGGGTTCGGCGGGAATGTCCTGCACGTCCGGCACGGGCTGGAACTCCGGGGCCGGTTCGGGATCCGGCTCGGGGACGACGGGCACGGGATCAGGCGTCGGCTCCGTCTGCGCGGCAGGCTGAACGGTTTCCGGCTGGGCCGGACGGCTGCGCCGGAAGAAACTGCTGCCGCTGTTGCCGCTGCCGTCGCGGGCGGTGGGTTCCTCGTCGGCCTGGGCGGTGCGGAAGGCCATCTCCACCTGACGGACGACGCGGTAGGCGATGCCGTCCGGTTCCTTGAACGTCTGCACCGGCTGACCGGCCAGCGCTCCGGCAACAGTCTGTTGCCAGATTGGGGTGGGAATCTCGCCGCTGTAGGCCCAGGACGGCAGGGCGCCGCCCTCCTGTTTGCCCACCCACACGGCCCCCGCCACCGTGGGGGTGACGCCCGCGAACCACAGATCCTTGATGTCGTTGGTGGTGCCGGTCTTGCCGCCCACCTGCCGGCCCTCGATCTGCGCGCGGGTGGCGAGGCCGCCCTGATACTCGGTCAGGTCATCAACCACGCCGCGCAGCATGTCCAAACCCAGCCACGCGGTCTGCTCGTCCCAAACCCGCTTCGGGGTGGGATTGGGCCGGGTGTACAGGCGGTTGCCGCGCGCGTCTTCCACGCTGCGCACCAGACTGGGCTTGTAATACAGGCCGCCGTTGGCAAAGGGGGCGTAGGCGGCGGCCATCTGCAAAGGGCTGGCCTCCAGCGTGCCGATGCTCAGGGACAGCCCGGCCTCGGGCGGCGGCGTCAGGCCCAGTTCGCGCAGCTTGGCCTCGAAGTTCTGAACGCCCAGTTCCTGCGCGATGCGCACGGTGGGCAGGTTCAGGCTGTGATCCAGCGCGTAACGCATGGTGACGTAGCGCCCCGTCCAGCGCCCGTCGTAGTTCTGCGGCTGGTAGGAGGTGCCCACCAGCGGCGAGTCCAGCACGGTGTCGCTCTGCTTCCAGCCGGTCTGCAGGGCCAGCGTGTACAGGAGCGGCTTGATCGAGCTGCCCACCTGGCGCCGCGCCTGAACGGCGTTGTCCCAGTCACTGGGCCGCCCCCCGGTCAGTTTCTGGCCCACCAGCGCCAGCACCTCGCCGTTCTGCGGGCTGACCAGCGCGGTGCCCAGGGTGGCGCCGTCGGGCAGTCTGGCGTTCAGGCTGGCCTGTTCGGCGGCCTGCTGTGCGCTCAGGCTCATGCCGGTCACGATCTTGCCGCCGCCATACAGCGCCTTGCGCCCGATGATGGGCAGCAGTTCCTTTTCCACCGCCTGCAGGTAGTACTGGTAGGCGTAGCGTCCGGTGCCCAGCGAGGCCTCCAGCGCGTTCATGTTCTCCTGCAGGCGGCCCGGATTTTCCAGCGCGGCGCTGCGCAGGGTGCCGTCGGCGTTCCAGCCGATGCGCCAGCCGGCCGGGTAGATCGGGGTTTTCCAGGCGGCGTCGGCCTCGGCCTGCGTCACGCGCCCGTCCACCACCATGCGGCTCAGCACGTCCTTCATCAGCGGGCGGTAGGCGGCGAACGCCTTGTACCGGCTGTTCGGGGCAGGAATCAGCGTCGTCAGGTACACGCTCTCGGCCAGATTCAGGTCCGAGGCCGACTTGCCGAAGTACGCCCGCGCCGCCGTTCCCGCGCCCACGATGTCGTCGCGGCCCCCGTCGCCCCAGTAGACGATGTTGAGGTAGGCGTTCAGGATGCGGTCCTTGTCGTAGTTGCGGTCCAGCTGATACGCCAGCACCGCCTCCTTGAACTTGCGCTCTGCCGTGCGCGCCGCCTGCAGGTCTGAGAGCAGCGTGTTCTTGACCACCTGCTGGGTGATGCTCGAACCGCCCTCCAGATCGTTTTGCAGCAGCCCCTTGAGCAGCCCGCGCGCAATGCCGATGTAATCGACGCCGTGGTGTTCGTAGAAACGGCGGTCCTCGCTGGTCACGACGGCTTTTTGCAGCCACGGGCTGATCTGGCCCAGTTTCAGCAGGTTGCGGTTGGTGCCGCCCGAACTGCTCAGGCTGGGCGTCAGCGTGCCCACTAGCGTGTCCTGGCGGTCATACACGCGGGTCTGCCCGCTGACCTCCAGCACGTCCAGATCGGTCACGCTGGGCAGGTCGCGGCCCCACATCCACCACAGCGCCAGCACGCCCAGCGCCGCCAGCAGCAACACAATCGCCACAAAGCGGCTCAGACCGACTAGAAACCTCATCCCCCGTACTCTAGCGGGGCGGGCGCCGGGCCGCTCCGAGGACTGTTACGGTCTTGACGCACAGCGGGCCACATCACCCCCGCATTCTGGCCAGACCAATGGCACACGGGCGTCCGCCATAAGGCGGAGACGGGCGCTACCATGCGGCACACGCCATGAGTCACCTGCCTTCCACCACGCCGCCCCCCAACCTGTTCAGGCCCATCGTCCGGGGCGCGGCGCGGGCCATCGCCGACTTTGACATGATCGAGGACGGGGACCGCGTGATGGTGTGCCTGAGCGGCGGCAAGGACAGCTACACGCTGCTGGATGTGCTGCTGCACCTGCAAAAGCGCGCGCCGATCCGGTTCGGGCTGGTGGCGGTCAATCTGGACCAGGGCCAGCCGGGCTTCCCGAAGCACGTCCTGCCCGAATACCTGAGCGCGCTGGGCGTGGAATACAGCATTCTGGAGCGCGACACCTACCGCACCGTGCAGGCCAAAACCGCGCCTGGACAGACCACCTGCACGCTGTGCAGCCGCCTGCGCCGGGGCCACCTGTACGCGCATGCCCGGCGGCTGGGAGCCAGCAAGATCGCGCTGGGCCACCACCGCGAGGACATTCTGGAAACGCTGTTCATGAACATGTTCTTCGGCGCGCGCCTGAAGGCGATGGCCCCGCGCCTGACCAGCGACGACGGCAGCAACGTGGTGATCCGCCCGCTGGCCTACGTGCCCGAGGCGGCCATCGTGCGCTACGCCGAGGCCCGCGCCTTCCCGATCATCCCCTGCACGCTGTGCGGCGCGCAGCCCAACCTGCAGCGCGTGGTGGTGGGCGAGATGCTGGCCGGGTGGGAGCGCGAGCATCCGGGCCGCCTGAACAACATCCTGCGCTCGCTGGGCCGCGTGACCCCCAGCCACCTGCTGGACCGCGAGTTGTACGACTTCGCCGGGGCCGCGGCGGACGGAGACACGGCCTTTGACACGGAGGCGTTGGCGGAGCGCGAATTCCTGGTGGGCCTGGAGGAACTGGCGGTGCTGGACTGATCGCTGGCCCGCTGGACTTCGTCGCCTTCGACTTTGACGGCACCCTGACCGACTACGTGCAGGCTGACCTAGACGCACTGGAGACGTTGCGCCGCCACGCCTGCCCCCATACAGAGGAGCAGACATTTGCAGCCCGTGCCGTGGACGAGATCATGGCGTTTCATGACCGGGTGGAGGCCGGAAAGAGCGATCCACTGGAC is drawn from Deinococcus radiopugnans ATCC 19172 and contains these coding sequences:
- the ttcA gene encoding tRNA 2-thiocytidine(32) synthetase TtcA codes for the protein MSHLPSTTPPPNLFRPIVRGAARAIADFDMIEDGDRVMVCLSGGKDSYTLLDVLLHLQKRAPIRFGLVAVNLDQGQPGFPKHVLPEYLSALGVEYSILERDTYRTVQAKTAPGQTTCTLCSRLRRGHLYAHARRLGASKIALGHHREDILETLFMNMFFGARLKAMAPRLTSDDGSNVVIRPLAYVPEAAIVRYAEARAFPIIPCTLCGAQPNLQRVVVGEMLAGWEREHPGRLNNILRSLGRVTPSHLLDRELYDFAGAAADGDTAFDTEALAEREFLVGLEELAVLD
- a CDS encoding transglycosylase domain-containing protein, with translation MRFLVGLSRFVAIVLLLAALGVLALWWMWGRDLPSVTDLDVLEVSGQTRVYDRQDTLVGTLTPSLSSSGGTNRNLLKLGQISPWLQKAVVTSEDRRFYEHHGVDYIGIARGLLKGLLQNDLEGGSSITQQVVKNTLLSDLQAARTAERKFKEAVLAYQLDRNYDKDRILNAYLNIVYWGDGGRDDIVGAGTAARAYFGKSASDLNLAESVYLTTLIPAPNSRYKAFAAYRPLMKDVLSRMVVDGRVTQAEADAAWKTPIYPAGWRIGWNADGTLRSAALENPGRLQENMNALEASLGTGRYAYQYYLQAVEKELLPIIGRKALYGGGKIVTGMSLSAQQAAEQASLNARLPDGATLGTALVSPQNGEVLALVGQKLTGGRPSDWDNAVQARRQVGSSIKPLLYTLALQTGWKQSDTVLDSPLVGTSYQPQNYDGRWTGRYVTMRYALDHSLNLPTVRIAQELGVQNFEAKLRELGLTPPPEAGLSLSIGTLEASPLQMAAAYAPFANGGLYYKPSLVRSVEDARGNRLYTRPNPTPKRVWDEQTAWLGLDMLRGVVDDLTEYQGGLATRAQIEGRQVGGKTGTTNDIKDLWFAGVTPTVAGAVWVGKQEGGALPSWAYSGEIPTPIWQQTVAGALAGQPVQTFKEPDGIAYRVVRQVEMAFRTAQADEEPTARDGSGNSGSSFFRRSRPAQPETVQPAAQTEPTPDPVPVVPEPDPEPAPEFQPVPDVQDIPAEPPADWEEVAPPEALPDAPPADDFSVPAEPEPLPESVPDDPNAAPFINEIPPVN